One window of the Thermococcus sp. P6 genome contains the following:
- a CDS encoding ABC transporter substrate-binding protein, with translation MKKLASAVVIALLALSMVASGCIGGENTSTATSGEGITLVIVTRHDATIQYMTKQIFLKSDVAKEYNIKDLKFIKVPESLWPSYIEKGADVGWGGGPTLFDDLYRENYLAPITDEKILNLLGNQIPTELAGMSMVRKDGDKVYWIAAALSSFGFTVNKAQLKKWNLEMPEKWEDVASEKWAIDPPQYGIADPTKSTSNTRIYQIILQAFGWEEGWRVMTLIAANSKVYMASDAVRDAVINGEIAAGNTIDFYGYTAMQQNPDCLYVVPKGESIINGDPIALLAKAEHPEAAQAFIYWVLTEGQAIWMSPDINRLPINPQIFDMKVTKTYADVIFKGQHEGQTYGQARPALKKAYEDATSAQGIPFDDKRALETVSALQYYFKATLVDPNQQLHSAWVAIAKAYREGKITKDQFESLKKELTDPIEFKDPETGKTVTFTEEYAKSINDRIVKDRNFQDQLVQAWRQAAMDKYNKVLQDLKGITG, from the coding sequence ATGAAAAAGCTCGCTTCGGCGGTTGTGATAGCTCTTCTCGCACTCAGCATGGTTGCCAGTGGCTGCATAGGAGGTGAGAACACCTCGACGGCAACTTCCGGCGAGGGAATAACCCTCGTCATCGTTACGAGGCACGATGCCACCATCCAGTACATGACGAAGCAGATATTCCTCAAGAGCGACGTAGCCAAGGAGTACAACATAAAGGACCTCAAGTTCATCAAGGTTCCCGAAAGCCTCTGGCCGAGCTACATCGAGAAAGGCGCGGACGTCGGATGGGGCGGGGGGCCAACGCTCTTCGATGACCTCTACAGGGAAAACTACCTCGCCCCGATAACCGATGAGAAAATCCTGAACCTGCTCGGCAACCAGATACCAACCGAACTCGCGGGAATGTCCATGGTCAGAAAGGACGGGGACAAGGTCTACTGGATAGCGGCGGCGCTTTCCTCCTTTGGTTTCACCGTCAACAAGGCCCAGCTCAAAAAGTGGAACCTCGAGATGCCGGAGAAGTGGGAGGACGTTGCCAGCGAAAAATGGGCCATCGATCCGCCCCAGTACGGCATAGCGGATCCAACGAAGAGCACCTCCAACACGAGGATATACCAGATCATCCTTCAGGCCTTTGGATGGGAAGAGGGCTGGCGCGTGATGACCCTGATAGCCGCCAACTCCAAGGTTTACATGGCGAGTGATGCCGTTAGGGACGCCGTGATAAACGGCGAGATAGCAGCAGGAAACACGATAGACTTCTACGGCTACACGGCCATGCAGCAGAACCCCGACTGCCTTTACGTCGTCCCGAAGGGGGAGAGCATCATCAACGGTGACCCGATAGCGCTCCTCGCCAAGGCAGAGCATCCCGAGGCGGCGCAGGCCTTCATCTACTGGGTCCTGACGGAGGGGCAGGCCATCTGGATGAGCCCGGACATAAACAGGCTCCCCATCAACCCCCAGATATTCGACATGAAGGTGACCAAGACCTACGCCGATGTCATATTCAAGGGTCAGCACGAGGGCCAGACCTACGGTCAGGCGAGACCCGCTCTTAAGAAGGCCTACGAGGATGCCACGAGTGCCCAGGGAATACCCTTCGACGACAAGAGGGCCCTCGAGACCGTAAGTGCCCTCCAGTACTACTTCAAGGCCACGCTCGTCGATCCGAACCAGCAGCTCCACAGCGCGTGGGTGGCCATAGCCAAGGCGTACAGAGAAGGCAAGATAACCAAAGATCAGTTCGAAAGTCTCAAGAAGGAGCTCACCGATCCGATAGAGTTCAAGGACCCCGAGACTGGCAAGACGGTCACCTTCACGGAGGAATACGCCAAGAGCATCAACGACAGGATCGTAAAGGACAGGAACTTCCAGGACCAGCTCGTTCAGGCCTGGCGTCAGGCCGCCATGGACAAGTACAACAAAGTCCTTCAGGATCTCAAGGGGATAACCGGATGA
- a CDS encoding CGP-CTERM sorting domain-containing protein has protein sequence MRKAAMIVAVFVFFGVFGFAMASATTIGVDLAHGESDKGLAALTDKNGTVLAEGMIKTLGDFNWVYIGDPAEADTLGIDSVGEKITYDAIKDVDFLILGQPSQAFAQDEIQAIVKWWSDGNRILWVAADSDYGDGVNRIDFADAILDNIGANLRVDQASVEDATSNAGAGYRVVGQVNPDSSTPDKDMITKDLANGGKVLFHGPGVVAYVDDSGNWKALTPNAGIENVYVIVTSSKDGQIVENNDPAANAYEAGSTGVFPLMAVQLFPDKKNVLIVSGETPYGGYEPMWAPEYHGVKLDGPQFVSNFIKWATSVQSTLGQTKSESGESTCGPAAILGLALLPLLRRRK, from the coding sequence ATGCGAAAGGCTGCAATGATAGTGGCCGTGTTTGTGTTCTTTGGTGTTTTTGGCTTTGCCATGGCAAGCGCAACCACCATCGGTGTTGATCTCGCCCACGGCGAGAGCGATAAGGGACTGGCGGCCCTGACTGACAAAAACGGCACCGTTCTCGCGGAAGGAATGATAAAGACCCTCGGCGACTTCAACTGGGTCTACATCGGAGACCCGGCCGAGGCAGACACGCTCGGAATCGACAGCGTGGGGGAGAAGATAACCTACGATGCCATCAAGGACGTTGACTTCCTCATCCTCGGTCAGCCGAGTCAGGCCTTCGCCCAGGACGAGATTCAGGCCATCGTGAAGTGGTGGAGCGACGGTAACAGGATCCTCTGGGTTGCCGCCGATTCCGACTATGGAGACGGTGTGAACAGGATCGACTTCGCCGACGCTATTCTCGACAACATCGGGGCCAACCTCCGCGTTGATCAGGCTTCCGTTGAGGATGCCACCAGCAACGCCGGGGCCGGCTACCGTGTCGTGGGTCAGGTTAACCCCGACTCGAGCACCCCGGACAAGGACATGATAACCAAGGACCTTGCCAACGGGGGGAAGGTTCTCTTCCACGGCCCGGGCGTCGTGGCCTACGTCGATGACAGCGGCAACTGGAAGGCCCTCACTCCAAACGCCGGTATTGAAAACGTCTACGTGATCGTCACCAGCAGCAAGGACGGGCAGATCGTTGAGAACAACGACCCGGCGGCCAACGCCTACGAGGCCGGCAGCACCGGCGTGTTCCCGCTCATGGCCGTCCAGCTCTTCCCGGACAAGAAGAACGTCCTCATAGTCAGCGGTGAGACACCCTACGGTGGCTATGAGCCGATGTGGGCACCGGAATATCACGGCGTCAAGCTCGATGGCCCGCAGTTCGTCAGCAACTTCATTAAGTGGGCCACCTCGGTCCAGAGCACTCTGGGCCAGACGAAGAGCGAGAGCGGGGAAAGCACCTGTGGTCCCGCTGCCATTCTCGGCCTTGCACTGCTTCCACTCCTCAGGAGGAGGAAGTGA
- a CDS encoding tyrosine--tRNA ligase — protein MDVEGRIELIRRKPTEELLTEENLRHLLETGVPMQHYIGFEISGYIHLGTGLMAGAKIADLQKAGIKTRVFLADWHSWINDKLGGDLEVIQRVALTYFKEGMKQSIRIMGGDPDKVEFVLASEILEKGDYWQTVIDISKNVTLARMMRSITIMGRQMGEAIDFAKLIYPAMQVADIFYQGVTIAHAGMDQRKAHVIALEVAQKLRYHPLEWKGEKLKPVALHHHLLLGLQEPPVWPIESEEKFKELKTQMKMSKSKPYSAVFIHDTPEEIREKLRKAFCPAKEVNYNPVLDWAEHIIFREEPIEFTIHRPAKFGGDVTYTTFDELRRDFAEGRLHPLDLKNAVAEYLIDLLRPVRDYFERNPEPLELMREVRITR, from the coding sequence ATGGACGTTGAAGGAAGGATAGAGCTTATCAGGAGAAAGCCAACGGAGGAGCTTCTGACGGAGGAGAACCTCAGGCACCTGCTCGAGACTGGCGTTCCAATGCAGCACTACATAGGGTTTGAGATAAGCGGTTACATCCACCTTGGAACCGGCCTCATGGCCGGGGCGAAGATAGCGGACCTTCAGAAGGCTGGAATTAAAACGAGGGTTTTCCTCGCCGACTGGCACAGCTGGATAAACGACAAGCTCGGCGGTGACCTCGAGGTTATCCAGAGGGTGGCGCTCACCTACTTCAAGGAGGGCATGAAGCAGAGCATAAGGATAATGGGCGGTGATCCGGACAAGGTGGAGTTCGTGCTCGCAAGCGAGATTCTCGAGAAGGGCGACTACTGGCAGACCGTCATAGACATATCCAAGAACGTCACCCTCGCCAGAATGATGCGTTCCATAACGATAATGGGCCGTCAGATGGGCGAGGCCATAGACTTCGCCAAGCTGATATACCCCGCGATGCAGGTGGCGGACATATTCTATCAGGGCGTCACCATCGCCCACGCCGGCATGGACCAGAGGAAGGCCCACGTGATAGCTCTGGAGGTGGCCCAGAAGCTCAGGTACCACCCCCTCGAGTGGAAGGGCGAGAAGCTCAAACCCGTTGCCCTTCACCATCACCTCCTGCTCGGCCTGCAGGAACCTCCGGTCTGGCCCATAGAGAGCGAGGAGAAGTTCAAGGAGCTTAAGACCCAGATGAAGATGAGCAAGAGCAAGCCCTATTCGGCCGTTTTCATCCACGATACGCCCGAAGAGATCAGGGAAAAGCTCAGAAAGGCCTTTTGCCCGGCAAAAGAGGTTAACTACAACCCCGTCCTCGACTGGGCGGAGCACATAATCTTCCGGGAGGAGCCGATCGAGTTCACGATCCACCGTCCCGCGAAGTTCGGTGGGGACGTTACCTACACGACTTTCGATGAGCTCAGAAGGGACTTTGCGGAGGGCAGGCTCCACCCCCTCGACCTCAAGAACGCCGTGGCCGAGTACCTCATCGACCTCCTCAGGCCCGTGAGGGACTACTTTGAGAGGAACCCCGAACCGCTCGAACTGATGCGGGAGGTAAGGATAACCCGCTGA
- a CDS encoding Lrp/AsnC family transcriptional regulator: protein MPGVDEKDREILRILRREGRITLTELGRRVGLSPASVKNRMEKLEKLRAIRGYSAIVDPAFLEEYVQVFIELELAIDDHTVDPILRRIAALEEVQSLHRRSGGEQILIRASFHNTDEVKAFAGRLRRFFGKNLERVEVSLIMETFKENWVSFRGRE, encoded by the coding sequence ATGCCAGGGGTGGACGAGAAGGACAGGGAGATACTCAGGATACTCCGGAGGGAGGGTCGTATAACCCTGACCGAGCTCGGAAGGCGGGTAGGCCTCTCCCCGGCAAGCGTTAAGAACAGGATGGAAAAGCTGGAAAAACTGAGGGCCATCAGGGGCTACTCGGCCATCGTCGATCCCGCCTTTCTTGAGGAGTACGTTCAGGTCTTCATCGAGCTCGAGCTGGCGATAGACGATCACACCGTCGATCCAATCCTCAGACGGATTGCGGCGCTGGAGGAAGTTCAGAGCCTCCACAGACGCAGTGGCGGGGAGCAGATACTGATAAGGGCGAGCTTTCATAACACCGACGAGGTAAAGGCCTTCGCCGGGAGGCTCAGGAGGTTCTTCGGTAAAAACCTTGAGCGGGTTGAGGTAAGCCTCATCATGGAGACCTTCAAGGAGAACTGGGTGTCCTTCAGGGGAAGGGAGTGA
- a CDS encoding DEAD/DEAH box helicase → MLFVIRPGRKKNELEAFFIEKEPHKLSGMENIKADRVYRLLMRDGRLFKVLEGSNYRNPKEIEKLLREARIVLVGAEEWEDYFRKRLQNGKVERAELCRLCLLEGRITVLTPGKRIKYRDEYICERCAEDELKRELRFRFRSTAMFDQAKNLLKRFRDLDKVLYAFDPRFDPVKHPEVTRWDELKARHVKVEGIRLDELPVPEEFKSVLKEEGIDELLPVQSLAVRNGLLDGESLLVVSATASGKTLIGELAGIPRAMEGKKLLFLVPLVALANQKYEDFRRRYSRLGLKVAIRVGMSRIKTKDEPVVVDTGIDADVVVGTYEGIDYLLRAGRKIGNVGTVVIDEIHMIDDEERGPRLDGLIARLRMLYPKAQFIGLSATIGNPGELARELELKPVLYDERPVDLERHVIVARNESEKWRHIAALCRAEAMRKSPQGYKGQTIVFTFSRKRTHELSAYLTSKGLKAKPYHSGLPYRQRKLTEMEFLSQRLDVVVTTAALGAGVDFPASQVIFESLAMGRKWLTVREFHQMLGRAGRPLYHEKGKVYLIIEPGRKYSAGMEGSEDEVAFRLLNEPVEPVKVEWSDELEQDNVLAHSCVFNRLDVIEEVQGRCLGANQSAEKVLEKLQEFGFVRLKRPFVEVTPYGRAVSMSFLLPKEAAFIRDNLGKRPARWMAVKLFPFENLYMGGRLQRELEGAIRGRLSARIFSPGFASILEELDRVIPELSPNAAERLFTIYQEFFMCPEEDCTEYAMERVSDLIIELRRDGRHPTQIAEHFRKVYGLTVYPGDVFTWLDGIVRKLEAIGRIARVFRVRKTEEEARILRREIEEGRRR, encoded by the coding sequence ATGCTCTTCGTGATTCGACCGGGAAGAAAAAAGAACGAGCTTGAAGCCTTTTTCATCGAGAAGGAGCCCCACAAACTCTCAGGGATGGAGAACATTAAGGCCGACAGGGTGTACCGCCTCCTGATGCGCGATGGAAGGCTTTTCAAGGTCCTCGAAGGGAGCAACTACAGGAACCCCAAGGAGATTGAGAAACTCCTCAGGGAGGCGAGGATCGTTCTGGTGGGGGCTGAAGAGTGGGAAGACTACTTCAGGAAGAGACTCCAGAACGGGAAAGTTGAGAGGGCCGAGCTCTGCCGCCTCTGTCTCCTCGAAGGCAGAATAACCGTCCTGACGCCGGGTAAGAGGATCAAATACCGGGATGAATACATATGCGAGCGCTGTGCCGAGGACGAGCTGAAGAGGGAGCTCCGCTTCAGGTTCAGGAGCACGGCCATGTTCGATCAGGCGAAGAACCTCCTCAAACGTTTCCGCGATCTCGACAAGGTCCTCTACGCCTTTGACCCGCGCTTCGATCCCGTGAAGCATCCGGAGGTGACGCGGTGGGACGAGCTGAAGGCCAGGCACGTTAAGGTCGAGGGAATCCGACTCGATGAACTTCCGGTTCCGGAGGAGTTTAAATCGGTTCTTAAGGAGGAGGGCATCGACGAACTCCTCCCGGTTCAGAGTCTGGCCGTAAGAAACGGCCTCCTCGATGGGGAGAGCCTCCTCGTGGTTTCAGCAACTGCAAGCGGCAAAACCCTTATCGGAGAGCTGGCGGGCATCCCGAGGGCAATGGAGGGGAAGAAACTGCTGTTCCTGGTTCCCCTCGTGGCCCTGGCCAACCAGAAGTACGAGGACTTCAGACGGAGGTATTCCCGGCTCGGGCTGAAGGTGGCCATCCGGGTGGGCATGAGCAGGATTAAAACGAAGGACGAGCCGGTGGTCGTTGATACGGGTATAGACGCCGACGTGGTGGTCGGAACCTACGAGGGGATAGACTACCTCCTCCGCGCCGGCAGGAAGATAGGAAACGTCGGGACGGTGGTTATAGACGAGATACACATGATAGACGATGAGGAGCGCGGTCCGAGGCTCGACGGCCTCATAGCCCGCCTTAGGATGCTCTACCCGAAGGCCCAGTTCATAGGTCTGAGCGCAACCATCGGGAACCCCGGGGAGCTGGCCAGGGAACTTGAACTGAAGCCGGTGCTCTACGACGAGAGACCGGTCGATCTGGAGAGGCACGTCATCGTGGCGAGGAACGAGTCAGAAAAATGGCGCCACATAGCGGCCCTCTGCCGGGCGGAAGCGATGAGAAAATCCCCGCAGGGCTACAAGGGGCAGACGATAGTCTTCACCTTCTCCCGAAAGAGGACCCACGAGCTTTCCGCCTACCTTACTTCAAAGGGCCTGAAGGCCAAACCCTACCACTCGGGTCTTCCCTACAGGCAGAGGAAGCTAACCGAGATGGAGTTCCTGAGCCAGCGTCTGGACGTTGTGGTCACCACGGCCGCACTTGGAGCCGGGGTCGACTTCCCGGCAAGTCAGGTTATCTTCGAGAGCCTCGCGATGGGGAGGAAGTGGCTCACCGTCCGGGAGTTCCACCAGATGCTCGGCAGGGCCGGAAGACCCCTTTACCACGAGAAGGGGAAGGTCTACCTCATCATCGAGCCCGGAAGGAAGTACTCCGCCGGGATGGAGGGTTCCGAGGATGAGGTCGCCTTCAGGCTCTTAAACGAGCCGGTGGAACCCGTGAAGGTTGAGTGGAGCGACGAGCTCGAGCAGGACAACGTTCTGGCACATTCCTGCGTCTTCAACCGGCTGGACGTGATCGAGGAGGTACAGGGGAGGTGCCTCGGCGCCAACCAGAGCGCCGAAAAGGTCCTTGAAAAGCTCCAGGAATTCGGTTTCGTTCGTCTTAAAAGGCCCTTCGTTGAAGTTACGCCCTACGGAAGGGCCGTTAGTATGAGTTTTCTGCTCCCGAAGGAAGCTGCCTTCATAAGGGACAACCTCGGGAAGAGGCCCGCCCGCTGGATGGCGGTTAAGTTATTTCCCTTTGAGAACCTTTACATGGGCGGAAGGCTCCAGAGGGAGCTCGAGGGGGCAATCAGGGGAAGGCTGAGCGCCAGAATCTTCTCCCCGGGTTTCGCCTCAATCCTCGAGGAGCTGGACAGGGTCATCCCCGAGCTGAGCCCCAACGCCGCCGAGAGGCTCTTCACCATCTATCAGGAGTTCTTCATGTGCCCGGAGGAGGATTGCACGGAGTATGCCATGGAGAGGGTGAGCGATCTGATAATCGAACTCAGGAGGGACGGCAGGCATCCGACGCAGATAGCGGAGCACTTCAGGAAGGTTTACGGTCTGACGGTCTACCCCGGGGACGTGTTTACGTGGCTCGACGGGATTGTCAGGAAGCTCGAGGCCATCGGGAGGATAGCGAGGGTCTTCCGCGTTAGGAAAACGGAGGAGGAAGCCAGAATCCTCAGGAGGGAGATCGAGGAGGGAAGAAGGAGGTGA
- a CDS encoding DUF63 family protein, with amino-acid sequence MTGIWQSLWEFFNAYFWEPMFTRSGYNAINTLVYALLLGLGVIYSYRYIIKPLGIKVDGRLYLAVTPMVVFGATVRALVDGGVLPKHPLLLTPGVFFTAFFLILPAIVADARLGTYPKITTAWGSLLALWALYLLVTSAKNWEPYGLTLLHTAVSFVAVLAFYRWRPFDRLYLYPVLAHYFDIASTVVAIHFYGYREVHWLESMLVNRFGAYFYYPWITIILVVVYYGLKYLVPDEEERRYWYLAVYILGLGPAIRDPAQMILQL; translated from the coding sequence ATGACGGGTATCTGGCAATCTCTGTGGGAGTTCTTTAACGCGTACTTCTGGGAGCCGATGTTCACGAGGAGCGGCTACAACGCGATCAACACCCTTGTTTACGCGCTCCTTCTGGGACTCGGTGTGATATACTCATACAGGTATATAATAAAGCCCCTCGGGATAAAGGTGGACGGGAGGCTCTATCTGGCGGTTACCCCGATGGTCGTCTTCGGTGCCACGGTGAGGGCGCTGGTGGATGGAGGCGTTCTTCCGAAACACCCGCTCCTACTGACGCCGGGCGTGTTTTTCACGGCCTTCTTCCTCATCCTGCCGGCCATCGTGGCCGATGCGAGGCTTGGAACGTATCCGAAGATAACAACCGCCTGGGGCTCCCTTCTGGCCCTCTGGGCCCTTTACCTGCTGGTTACCAGCGCGAAGAACTGGGAACCTTACGGTCTCACCCTTTTGCACACGGCGGTTAGCTTCGTTGCAGTGCTCGCCTTCTACAGGTGGAGGCCCTTCGACAGACTCTACCTCTACCCCGTTCTGGCCCACTACTTCGACATAGCCTCGACCGTCGTGGCCATCCACTTCTACGGCTACCGTGAAGTCCACTGGCTGGAGAGCATGCTCGTGAACCGCTTCGGTGCCTACTTCTACTATCCGTGGATAACCATAATACTCGTGGTCGTCTACTACGGTCTAAAATACCTCGTGCCGGACGAGGAGGAGAGGAGGTACTGGTACCTCGCGGTTTACATCCTCGGCCTTGGACCGGCCATAAGGGATCCCGCCCAGATGATCCTCCAGCTCTGA